In one Mycobacterium sp. NBC_00419 genomic region, the following are encoded:
- a CDS encoding MFS transporter: MSGASGPQPVARPLATRILGVAIVAITGMQLMSTLDGTIVIVALPRMQAELGLSDASKSWVITAYVLAFGGLLLLGGRVGDAIGHKRAFLSGVGVFTIASLACGLATEQWTLIVARAVQGMGAAVAAPTGLALIATTYAVGRARTQAMAVSAAMQGLGSVLGLVLGGALTVVSWRLAFLVNVPIGLLIIGIGLTRLEETRHERLKLDITGAVLATLACSAAVLVFTQGPPRGWVDPWVIGAGVAAATFFVAFLVVERSADNPLVPFSVFDSRSRVASFVAYFLAGGVMLTLSVMMGLLVQDVLGYSPLRAGVCFMPFAAAFVAGNVAATRLALRVAPRWVILGGGLLVLAAMLYGSTLNRAIPYFPDLFVPITVGGLGIGIISVILPLCTLANVGPREVGPVSSITLMVFNLGGPLVLVVVQAVQTSRTLYLGGTTGPVKYMTPAQLDALGYGYTYSLLWVAGIAVLVGVAALGIGFTTRDIATAQHTREAVEAGEL; the protein is encoded by the coding sequence ATGTCTGGCGCGAGCGGTCCCCAGCCCGTCGCCAGACCGCTGGCCACCCGCATCCTCGGTGTGGCCATCGTTGCCATCACCGGCATGCAGCTGATGTCCACATTGGACGGCACGATCGTGATCGTCGCCCTGCCCCGGATGCAGGCCGAACTCGGACTGTCCGACGCCAGCAAGAGCTGGGTGATCACCGCTTACGTGCTGGCCTTCGGCGGGCTGCTGCTACTCGGCGGCCGGGTCGGCGACGCGATCGGCCACAAACGGGCCTTCCTCTCCGGCGTCGGGGTGTTCACCATCGCCTCGCTGGCCTGCGGGCTGGCCACTGAACAGTGGACGCTGATCGTGGCGCGCGCCGTGCAGGGCATGGGCGCCGCTGTGGCCGCACCGACCGGACTGGCGCTCATCGCCACCACCTACGCCGTCGGGCGTGCCCGCACTCAGGCAATGGCGGTCTCGGCGGCCATGCAGGGCCTTGGATCGGTGCTCGGCCTGGTGCTCGGCGGGGCGCTGACCGTGGTGTCGTGGCGGCTGGCTTTCCTGGTGAATGTGCCGATCGGCCTGCTGATCATCGGGATCGGGCTGACCCGGCTGGAGGAAACCCGCCACGAACGGCTCAAGCTCGACATCACCGGCGCGGTGCTGGCGACCCTGGCGTGCAGCGCAGCGGTGCTGGTGTTCACCCAGGGCCCGCCGCGCGGCTGGGTTGACCCATGGGTGATCGGTGCCGGTGTGGCCGCCGCGACATTCTTCGTGGCATTCCTGGTCGTCGAGCGCAGCGCCGACAACCCGCTGGTGCCGTTCTCGGTGTTCGACAGCCGCAGCAGGGTGGCCTCGTTCGTCGCCTACTTCCTCGCCGGCGGGGTGATGCTGACGCTCAGCGTGATGATGGGCCTGTTGGTGCAGGACGTACTGGGCTATTCACCGCTGCGCGCCGGGGTGTGTTTCATGCCGTTCGCGGCGGCCTTCGTGGCGGGCAACGTCGCGGCCACCCGGCTGGCGCTGCGGGTGGCGCCGCGCTGGGTGATCCTGGGCGGCGGCCTGCTGGTGTTGGCTGCCATGCTCTACGGCTCCACGTTGAATCGGGCGATTCCGTACTTCCCGGACCTGTTCGTCCCGATCACGGTCGGCGGCCTGGGTATCGGCATCATCTCGGTGATCCTGCCGCTGTGCACCCTGGCCAATGTGGGCCCGCGTGAGGTCGGCCCGGTGTCCTCGATCACCCTGATGGTGTTCAATCTGGGCGGGCCGCTGGTGCTGGTGGTCGTCCAGGCGGTGCAGACCTCGCGCACGCTGTATCTCGGCGGGACGACGGGCCCGGTCAAGTACATGACGCCCGCCCAGCTTGACGCGCTCGGCTACGGCTACACCTACTCGCTGCTGTGGGTGGCCGGCATCGCGGTACTGGTGGGAGTGGCTGCGCTCGGCATCGGATTCACGACCCGCGACATCGCGACCGCCCAG
- the cobA gene encoding uroporphyrinogen-III C-methyltransferase, with translation MTENAYLVGLRLTGKKVVVVGGGTVAQRRVPVLIGAGADVHVIARAATPAVEALAEQKPGITLQLRDYRDGDLDGAWYAIAATDDPAVNAAIVAEAESRQIFCVRADAAREGTAVTPASFDHDGLLVGVLAGGEHRRSAAIRSAIREAFQQGVINPDTSEGMRGGVALVGGGPGDPELITVRGRRLLARADVVVADRLAPPELLAELGADVEVIDAAKIPYGRAMAQDAINAVLVDRARAGQFVVRLKGGDPFVFARGYEEVLACAEAGIPVTVVPGVTSAIAVPALAGVPVTHRGVNHEFVVVSGHLAPDHPESLVNWNALAQLSGTLVLLMAVERIELFADALISGGRPAETPVLVVQHGTTAAERILTTTLGDAPMRIRTDGIRPPAIVVIGPVAAFAT, from the coding sequence GTGACCGAGAACGCCTACCTCGTCGGACTGCGGCTGACCGGTAAGAAGGTCGTCGTGGTCGGCGGGGGAACTGTCGCGCAGCGGCGGGTGCCGGTGCTGATCGGGGCCGGCGCCGACGTGCACGTCATCGCCCGGGCCGCCACCCCGGCCGTGGAGGCGCTGGCCGAACAGAAGCCCGGCATCACGCTGCAGTTGCGCGATTATCGCGACGGCGACCTCGACGGCGCCTGGTATGCCATCGCGGCCACCGACGACCCGGCGGTCAACGCCGCGATCGTCGCCGAGGCCGAGAGCAGACAGATCTTCTGCGTGCGTGCTGACGCGGCCCGCGAGGGCACCGCGGTCACGCCCGCCTCCTTCGACCACGACGGCCTGCTGGTCGGCGTGCTCGCCGGCGGGGAGCACCGCCGGTCCGCGGCCATCCGGTCGGCCATCCGCGAGGCGTTCCAGCAGGGCGTCATCAACCCGGACACCTCCGAGGGCATGCGCGGCGGTGTCGCGCTCGTCGGTGGCGGCCCCGGGGACCCCGAACTGATCACGGTGCGGGGCCGGCGGCTGCTGGCCCGCGCCGACGTCGTCGTCGCCGACCGCTTGGCGCCCCCGGAACTGCTGGCCGAACTCGGTGCCGACGTCGAGGTCATCGACGCCGCCAAGATCCCCTACGGGCGGGCGATGGCGCAGGACGCCATCAACGCAGTTCTGGTCGACCGGGCCCGGGCCGGACAGTTCGTGGTCCGGCTCAAGGGCGGCGATCCGTTCGTGTTCGCGCGCGGCTACGAGGAGGTTCTCGCCTGCGCCGAAGCTGGGATTCCGGTCACAGTCGTGCCCGGTGTGACCAGTGCCATAGCCGTTCCGGCGCTGGCCGGAGTTCCGGTCACTCATCGCGGTGTCAATCACGAGTTCGTGGTGGTCAGCGGGCATTTGGCACCCGATCACCCGGAATCGTTAGTGAATTGGAATGCACTGGCCCAATTGTCGGGGACGTTAGTTCTGCTGATGGCCGTCGAACGTATCGAATTGTTTGCCGACGCTCTGATCTCAGGCGGCAGACCAGCGGAAACGCCGGTACTTGTGGTTCAGCACGGAACTACGGCCGCGGAACGGATTCTGACGACTACTCTCGGAGATGCGCCGATGCGAATTCGCACCGACGGCATTAGGCCGCCGGCGATCGTCGTAATCGGTCCGGTGGCGGCCTTCGCCACTTAA
- a CDS encoding GNAT family N-acetyltransferase, protein MTVALRRSWAKDLDAATLYELLKLRVEVFVVEQACPYPELDGRDLLAETRHFWLEQPDGAVISTLRLMEEHSAGEKAFRIGRVCTRRSARGQGHTTRLMQAALADVGDHPCRINAQTYLAGMYARHGFVVDGDEFVEDGIPHVPMLKNSPS, encoded by the coding sequence GTGACGGTCGCACTGCGCCGCTCCTGGGCCAAGGACCTTGACGCGGCCACTCTCTACGAGCTGCTCAAGCTTCGCGTCGAGGTGTTCGTCGTAGAGCAGGCCTGCCCGTACCCCGAACTCGACGGCCGTGACCTGCTCGCCGAGACCCGCCACTTCTGGCTGGAGCAGCCCGACGGCGCGGTGATCTCCACGCTGCGGTTGATGGAGGAGCACTCCGCCGGGGAGAAGGCCTTCCGCATCGGTCGGGTGTGTACCCGTCGATCGGCGCGCGGTCAGGGCCACACCACCCGGTTGATGCAGGCCGCACTGGCCGATGTCGGCGATCACCCGTGCCGGATCAACGCCCAGACCTACCTCGCCGGGATGTATGCCCGGCACGGCTTCGTCGTCGACGGCGACGAGTTCGTCGAGGACGGCATCCCGCACGTCCCGATGCTCAAGAACAGCCCGTCGTGA
- a CDS encoding cobyrinate a,c-diamide synthase has protein sequence MVSVPGVIIGAPSSGSGKTTVATGLIGALRAAGHRVAPFKVGPDFIDPGYHALAAGSPGRNLDPVLVGEELIGPLYRHGSQGSDIAVIEGVMGLFDGRIDEQAVTPARGSTAAVAELLGAPVVLVVDARGQSQSIGAVVHGFSTFHRGVRIGGVILNRVGSPRHEQVLRQSCDAAGVPVLGAIPRHDELSVPSRHLGLVTAVEHGEAARSAVAAMTSLIARHVDLAAVAALAGSAVQSPAWSPRDAIGEPLAGDPVVAMAAGRAFSFGYTEHTELLAAAGAQVVEFDPLCERLPAGTAALVLPGGFPEQYLPELAANTDLRAQIRTLAAHAPVQAECGGLAYLMTELDGHAMCGVLSGTARFTPRLTLGYRDAVAVADSSLCEAGRRVVGHEFHRTAVEFTDDYEPAWVFRGTDGQPVRDGAILGGVHASYLHTHAAAAPASVARFVSTAASVTKLAG, from the coding sequence ATGGTGAGCGTACCCGGCGTCATCATCGGCGCCCCCTCCTCGGGAAGCGGAAAGACCACCGTCGCAACGGGTTTGATCGGTGCACTGCGGGCAGCCGGGCACCGGGTGGCGCCGTTCAAGGTCGGCCCCGACTTCATCGACCCCGGCTATCACGCGCTGGCGGCCGGCAGCCCGGGACGCAACCTGGACCCCGTCCTCGTCGGTGAGGAACTGATCGGCCCGCTGTACCGGCATGGCTCCCAGGGCTCCGACATCGCCGTGATCGAAGGCGTCATGGGCCTTTTCGACGGTCGCATCGACGAGCAGGCGGTGACCCCGGCGCGCGGATCCACCGCGGCCGTCGCCGAACTGCTCGGCGCCCCGGTGGTTCTGGTGGTCGACGCCCGCGGGCAGAGTCAGAGTATCGGCGCTGTGGTGCATGGCTTTTCGACGTTCCATCGCGGTGTGCGGATCGGCGGGGTGATCCTCAACCGGGTCGGATCGCCACGCCACGAACAGGTGCTGCGCCAGTCCTGCGACGCCGCCGGTGTCCCGGTGCTCGGCGCGATCCCGCGCCACGACGAGTTGTCGGTGCCCTCGCGTCACCTGGGTTTGGTCACCGCCGTGGAGCACGGTGAGGCGGCCCGTTCGGCGGTCGCGGCGATGACGAGCCTTATCGCCCGCCACGTGGACCTGGCCGCGGTCGCCGCGCTCGCCGGGTCCGCGGTGCAGTCCCCGGCGTGGTCGCCCCGTGACGCCATCGGAGAGCCCCTGGCGGGAGACCCGGTGGTGGCGATGGCCGCGGGCCGGGCGTTCAGCTTCGGCTACACCGAGCACACCGAACTCCTGGCCGCCGCCGGTGCGCAGGTCGTCGAGTTCGACCCGCTGTGCGAGCGCCTGCCTGCCGGGACCGCGGCGCTGGTGCTGCCGGGCGGGTTCCCCGAGCAGTACCTGCCCGAACTGGCGGCGAACACCGACCTGCGCGCCCAGATCCGCACCCTGGCCGCGCACGCGCCGGTTCAGGCCGAGTGCGGGGGACTGGCCTACCTGATGACCGAACTGGACGGGCACGCTATGTGCGGTGTGCTCAGCGGCACCGCCCGGTTCACCCCGCGGCTGACCCTCGGCTACCGCGACGCCGTGGCGGTCGCCGACTCGTCGCTCTGTGAGGCGGGCCGGCGCGTCGTCGGCCACGAATTCCACCGCACCGCAGTCGAATTCACCGATGACTACGAACCCGCGTGGGTGTTCCGGGGCACCGACGGGCAGCCGGTTCGCGACGGCGCGATCCTGGGCGGGGTGCACGCGTCGTATCTGCACACCCATGCCGCCGCCGCCCCCGCATCGGTCGCGCGGTTTGTCAGCACCGCGGCCTCAGTCACTAAGCTCGCCGGGTGA
- the cobO gene encoding cob(I)yrinic acid a,c-diamide adenosyltransferase, with protein sequence MPQGQPLVVPDDGLTTRARRNTPVLAVHTGPGKGKSTAAFGMALRAWNAGMSVAVFQFVKSAKWKVGEESAFAALGQLNAEHGLGGAVEWHKMGSGWSWTRKGGSDDDHAAAAAEGWTEIATRLREQRHDFYVLDEFTYPLKWGWVDVDEVVEVLRTRPGGQHVVITGRDAPGPLLDAADLVTEMSKVKHPMDAGRKGQRGIEW encoded by the coding sequence ATGCCACAGGGTCAACCGCTCGTGGTGCCCGATGACGGCCTGACCACCCGGGCCCGGCGCAACACCCCGGTGCTTGCGGTGCACACCGGTCCCGGCAAGGGAAAGTCCACCGCCGCATTCGGAATGGCGTTGCGGGCGTGGAACGCCGGGATGAGCGTGGCTGTGTTCCAGTTCGTCAAGAGCGCCAAGTGGAAGGTGGGCGAGGAGTCGGCGTTCGCCGCGCTGGGCCAACTCAACGCCGAGCACGGCCTCGGCGGTGCCGTGGAGTGGCACAAGATGGGGTCGGGCTGGTCGTGGACCCGCAAGGGCGGCTCGGACGACGATCACGCCGCTGCGGCCGCCGAAGGCTGGACCGAGATCGCGACCCGCCTGCGTGAACAGCGCCACGACTTCTACGTTCTCGACGAGTTCACCTACCCGCTGAAGTGGGGGTGGGTCGACGTCGACGAGGTGGTCGAGGTGCTGCGCACCAGGCCCGGCGGCCAGCACGTCGTCATCACGGGACGCGACGCTCCCGGCCCGCTGCTCGACGCCGCCGACCTGGTGACCGAGATGAGCAAGGTCAAACACCCGATGGACGCCGGCCGCAAGGGCCAGCGCGGAATCGAATGGTGA
- a CDS encoding VWA domain-containing protein, with translation MSTAGYPLSAIVGHDRLRLALVLCAVRPEIGGVLIRGEKGTAKSTAVRALAAVLAEVDAGSRLVELPIGATEDRVVGSLDLQKVLRDGEHAFSPGLLARAHGGVLYVDEVNLLHDHLVDIMLDAAAMGRVHIERDGVSHSHESRFVLIGTMNPEEGELRPQLLDRFGLTVDVHASRDVAVRSEVIRQRLAYEADPAGFAARYAQQDRDLAARIAAARARVDEVVLPDAEVNRIAALCAAFDVDGMRADLVVARTAIAHAAWRGADAVAEEDIRVAAELALPHRRRRDPFDDPGLDPAQLDEALAATADGGTETDPEPDPEPDPPGGGQSADGNSGQTVPQQNPSSSTTRQSAPPAATFRTRALRVPGVGEGTPGRRSQARNRSGAVISATDQPESGHGLHLFATVLTAAGQGRRRPAPDDIRRAVRIGREGNLVIFVVDASGSMAARDRMSAVTGAALSLLRDAYQRRDKVAVITFRGDDARLVLPPTTSAHIASRRLTRFDTGGTTPLAKGLLAARDVVLRERVRDRTRRPLVVVLTDGRATGGPDPLGRTRSAAALLVAEGAAAVVVDCETSYVRLGLAVELAEQLAAPMLRLEQLRADYLAQAVRRVA, from the coding sequence GTGAGTACCGCCGGCTACCCGCTGAGCGCCATCGTCGGTCACGACCGGCTGCGGCTGGCTCTGGTGTTGTGCGCGGTGCGACCCGAGATCGGCGGTGTGCTGATCCGCGGCGAGAAGGGCACCGCGAAGTCGACGGCGGTGCGCGCCCTGGCGGCGGTGCTGGCCGAGGTGGACGCGGGCTCGCGGCTGGTGGAGTTACCCATCGGCGCCACCGAGGACCGGGTGGTCGGCTCGCTGGATCTGCAGAAGGTGCTGCGCGACGGCGAGCACGCGTTCTCGCCGGGCCTGCTGGCCCGCGCGCACGGCGGCGTGCTCTACGTCGACGAGGTCAACCTGCTGCACGACCACCTCGTCGACATCATGCTCGACGCCGCCGCGATGGGTCGTGTGCACATCGAACGCGACGGAGTATCGCACTCGCACGAGTCGCGCTTCGTCCTGATCGGCACGATGAATCCCGAAGAGGGAGAACTGCGTCCGCAGTTGCTCGACCGGTTCGGCCTGACCGTCGACGTGCACGCCTCCCGCGACGTCGCAGTGCGCAGCGAGGTGATCCGCCAGCGGCTGGCCTACGAGGCCGACCCGGCCGGGTTCGCCGCCCGCTACGCGCAACAGGATCGCGACCTGGCGGCGCGGATCGCCGCCGCGCGCGCCCGGGTCGACGAAGTAGTCCTGCCCGACGCCGAAGTGAATCGGATTGCGGCACTGTGCGCGGCATTCGACGTCGACGGCATGCGCGCCGACCTGGTGGTGGCCCGCACCGCGATCGCCCACGCGGCCTGGCGTGGCGCGGACGCCGTCGCCGAAGAGGACATCCGGGTGGCGGCCGAGCTGGCGTTGCCGCACCGGCGCCGCCGCGACCCGTTCGACGACCCCGGTCTGGACCCGGCCCAGCTCGACGAGGCGCTGGCCGCCACCGCCGACGGCGGAACCGAAACCGACCCGGAACCCGACCCCGAACCCGACCCACCCGGCGGCGGCCAGAGCGCCGACGGGAATTCGGGACAGACTGTGCCGCAACAAAACCCGTCGTCATCGACCACCCGGCAGTCGGCGCCGCCGGCGGCGACGTTTCGGACCCGCGCGCTGCGGGTGCCCGGCGTAGGGGAGGGCACCCCCGGGCGGCGGTCGCAGGCCCGCAACCGTTCGGGGGCGGTGATCAGCGCCACCGACCAGCCGGAGTCCGGTCACGGCCTGCACCTGTTCGCGACGGTGCTCACCGCGGCCGGACAGGGCCGGCGCCGCCCGGCTCCCGACGACATCCGCCGCGCGGTTCGGATCGGCCGGGAAGGCAATCTGGTCATCTTCGTCGTCGATGCGTCGGGTTCGATGGCCGCGCGCGACCGGATGTCGGCCGTCACCGGCGCGGCCCTGTCGCTACTGCGCGATGCCTACCAACGCCGCGACAAGGTCGCGGTCATCACCTTCCGCGGTGACGACGCCCGCCTGGTGCTGCCCCCGACGACCTCGGCACACATCGCGTCTCGGCGGCTGACCCGGTTCGACACCGGCGGCACCACGCCGCTGGCCAAGGGACTGCTGGCCGCGCGTGACGTGGTGCTGCGAGAGCGGGTCCGCGACCGCACGCGTCGCCCGCTGGTGGTAGTGCTGACCGACGGGCGCGCCACCGGTGGCCCGGATCCACTCGGCCGTACCCGCAGCGCCGCAGCGCTTCTGGTGGCCGAGGGTGCGGCCGCGGTGGTGGTGGACTGCGAGACCTCGTATGTACGGCTGGGTCTGGCAGTCGAGCTGGCCGAGCAGTTGGCGGCCCCGATGCTGCGCCTGGAGCAGTTGCGCGCAGACTATTTGGCGCAAGCTGTGCGCCGCGTCGCCTGA
- a CDS encoding MFS transporter: MTALNDAERAMNRHADSSERALPMRLEPKALTKTSKFYPDWLPSRRFVAAVIAIGGMQLLATMDSTVAIVALPKIQDELSLSDAGRSWVITAYVLTFGGLMLLGGRLGDTIGRKRTFIVGVALFTIASILCGIAWDEATLVVARLLQGVGAAIASPTGLALIATTFPKGPARNAATAIFAAMTGIGSVMGLVVGGALVEVSWRLAFLVNVPIGLVMIYLARTTLRETQRERMKLDAAGALLATIGCTAAVFGFAQAPENGWLTPVSLVSAIAAVLAFIAFYFVERRAVNPVVPFELFRDRNRLSTFAAVFLAGGVMFTLTVLIGLYVQDIMGYSALKAGIGFIPFVIALGIGLGVSSQLVSKFPPRVLVIAGGVLVLAAMLYGSTLNGGIPYFPNLVIPITVGGMGIGMIVVPLTVSAIAGVGFDQIGPVSAIALMLQNLGGPVVLAIIQAVITSRTLYLGGTTGPVKNMNPAQLHALDQGYTYGLLWVAAVAVIVGAVALFIGYTSEQVAHAQEVKEAIDAGEL, encoded by the coding sequence ATGACGGCTCTCAACGATGCGGAGCGAGCGATGAATCGCCACGCCGACAGTTCAGAGCGCGCCCTCCCGATGCGCCTCGAGCCCAAGGCTCTGACCAAGACCAGCAAGTTCTACCCGGACTGGCTGCCGTCGCGGCGCTTCGTCGCCGCTGTCATCGCCATCGGCGGTATGCAGCTGCTGGCCACCATGGACAGCACCGTGGCGATTGTGGCGTTGCCGAAGATCCAGGACGAACTCAGCCTCTCCGACGCCGGTCGCAGCTGGGTCATCACCGCCTACGTGCTGACGTTCGGTGGTCTGATGCTGCTCGGCGGTCGCCTCGGCGACACGATCGGGCGCAAGCGCACCTTCATCGTCGGCGTCGCCCTGTTCACCATCGCCTCGATCCTGTGCGGCATCGCCTGGGACGAGGCCACCTTGGTCGTTGCGCGTTTGCTGCAGGGTGTGGGCGCGGCCATCGCCTCGCCGACCGGCCTGGCGCTGATCGCCACCACGTTCCCGAAGGGGCCGGCCCGCAACGCCGCCACCGCGATCTTCGCCGCGATGACCGGCATCGGCTCGGTGATGGGCCTGGTGGTCGGCGGCGCGCTGGTCGAGGTGTCCTGGCGGCTGGCCTTCCTGGTGAACGTGCCGATCGGCCTGGTGATGATCTACCTGGCGCGCACCACCCTGCGGGAGACCCAGCGCGAGCGGATGAAGCTCGACGCCGCGGGCGCCCTGCTGGCCACCATCGGCTGTACCGCGGCCGTGTTCGGCTTCGCCCAGGCACCCGAGAACGGCTGGCTGACGCCGGTCAGCCTGGTCTCGGCGATCGCCGCGGTGCTGGCCTTCATCGCCTTCTACTTCGTCGAGCGCCGCGCCGTCAACCCGGTGGTGCCCTTCGAGCTGTTCCGTGACCGCAACCGGCTGTCGACGTTCGCGGCGGTGTTCCTGGCCGGCGGCGTGATGTTCACCCTGACGGTGCTGATCGGCCTGTACGTGCAGGACATCATGGGCTACAGCGCGCTGAAGGCCGGTATCGGCTTCATCCCCTTCGTCATCGCCCTCGGTATCGGTCTGGGCGTCTCGTCGCAGCTGGTGTCGAAATTCCCGCCGCGGGTGCTGGTGATCGCCGGCGGTGTGCTGGTGCTGGCGGCGATGCTCTACGGCTCCACCCTCAACGGGGGCATCCCGTACTTCCCGAACCTCGTCATCCCGATCACCGTCGGCGGCATGGGCATCGGCATGATCGTCGTGCCGCTGACCGTGTCGGCCATTGCCGGCGTCGGCTTCGACCAGATCGGCCCGGTGTCGGCGATCGCGCTGATGCTGCAGAACCTGGGCGGTCCGGTGGTGCTGGCCATCATCCAGGCCGTCATCACCTCCCGCACGCTCTACCTGGGCGGTACCACCGGCCCGGTCAAGAACATGAACCCCGCGCAGTTGCACGCCCTCGACCAGGGCTACACCTACGGATTGCTGTGGGTCGCCGCGGTGGCGGTCATCGTGGGCGCGGTCGCGCTGTTCATCGGCTACACCTCTGAGCAGGTGGCTCACGCGCAGGAAGTCAAGGAAGCGATCGACGCCGGAGAGCTGTAG